One Brassica napus cultivar Da-Ae chromosome A5, Da-Ae, whole genome shotgun sequence DNA window includes the following coding sequences:
- the LOC106423555 gene encoding putative disease resistance RPP13-like protein 1 → MTGGELILSAFLQALFQTLMSGPFKSFFKRRELNECVLERLNTALLTISAVLIDAEEKQITNPAVEKWVNELRDVVYHAEDALDDIATEALRLNIGAESSSNMLRQLRIRTLGDLLDGSSDHLETRLAKVTIRLERLASQRNVLGLKEITAMTPKQRLPTTSLVDESEVFGRDDDKDEIMRLLIPENGEDSGTAVVAIVGIGGVGKTTLSQLLYNDQRVQSHFGTRVWAHVSEEFDVFKITKKVYESVTSRPCEFTDLDVLQVKLKERLIGPFLLVLDDLWNENFADWDLLRQPFTSAARGSRIIVTTRSQRVATIMCSVHVHNLKPLSDGDCWSLFMRTVFPNQDPCLDQEIGDLAERIVYKCHGLPLAAKTLGGVLRFEGNVVEWERVLSSRIWDLPADKSNLLPVLRVSYYYLPAHLKRCFAYCSIFPKGHAFEKEKVVLLWMAEGFLQQTRSSKNLEELGDEYFSELESRSLFQKTKTSYMMHDFINELSQFASGEFSSKFENGWKLHVSEKTRYLSYLRDNYGEPMRFEALREVKFLRTFLPLSLTNSSRSCCLDTMVSEKLLPTLTRLRVLSLSHYKISRLPPDFFRNLSHARFLDLSRTELEKLPKSLCYMYNLQTLLLAYCSSLKDLPTDICNLINLRYLDLIGTKLKRMPKRFGRLKSLQTLTTFFVSASDGARICELGELDELHGKLRIVELQRVVDVADAAGANLDSKKHLKEIDFIWRTGSSSSESNTNPHRTQNEAEVFEKLRPHRRIEKLAIERYNGKKFPDWLCDSSFSRVVCIRLRECRNRSSLPSFGQLPGLKELYISGMVGLRSIGSEFYLSPSLRDRDQQPFKSLETLRFDNLPDLEDWSDIRVTKGDLFPSLKKLSILRCPELTGNLPTFLPSLISLHIHKCGVLDFQPDHNEYSYRNLQRLSIKSSCDSLVTFPLGHFASLHALEFDNCISLQSLQLSKEHSYGPNALRNLRINDCQNLQRLPELNLQVTVSVTNCRNLRQPMEPQPQYHQFHLPRLNVSGSQRSHGSHRSYDSRSPSRYD, encoded by the coding sequence ATGACTGGAGGAGAGTTAATTCTCTCGGCTTTTCTACAAGCTCTCTTTCAGACGTTAATGTCTGGTCCTTTCAAGTCCTTCTTCAAGAGGCGAGAACTGAACGAGTGTGTACTAGAGAGGCTCAACACTGCGTTGTTGACAATAAGCGCGGTGCTGATTGATGCGGAGGAGAAACAGATTACAAACCCAGCGGTGGAAAAATGGGTCAACGAACTGAGGGATGTTGTTTACCATGCTGAGGATGCTCTTGATGATATTGCTACAGAAGCTCTGCGTCTCAACATAGGAGCTGAATCGTCTTCCAATATGCTGAGACAGCTTCGTATCAGAACCCTGGGAGATCTTTTGGATGGGAGCAGTGATCATTTGGAGACCAGGCTCGCGAAGGTCACGATAAGGCTTGAGCGTTTAGCCTCACAAAGAAATGTTTTGGGTTTGAAAGAGATAACTGCAATGACACCCAAACAAAGGTTGCCAACGACATCTCTTGTGGATGAATCTGAAGTGTTTGGTAGAGATGATGATAAAGATGAGATCATGAGACTCTTGATTCCTGAGAACGGGGAGGATAGCGGGACAGCCGTTGTAGCTATTGTTGGAATTGGTGGGGTTGGCAAAACCACACTTTCACAACTCCTATACAACGATCAGCGTGTTCAGAGTCATTTTGGAACTAGGGTCTGGGCTCATGTCTCAGAGGAGTTTGACGTTTTCAAGATCACCAAGAAGGTTTATGAATCTGTTACTTCCCGGCCTTGCGAGTTCACCGATCTGGATGTACTTCAAGTCAAATTGAAGGAGAGGTTAATAGGACCGTTTCTGCTTGTTCTAGATGATCTGTGGAATGAAAATTTTGCGGATTGGGATCTTCTACGCCAACCCTTCACATCTGCTGCTCGAGGGAGCCGGATTATTGTGACAACAAGAAGCCAACGCGTTGCAACCATTATGTGTTCTGTCCATGTACACAACCTTAAGCCATTATCTGATGGAGATTGCTGGTCGTTGTTTATGAGAACCGTTTTTCCTAATCAAGATCCGTGCTTAGATCAAGAAATTGGAGATCTTGCGGAGAGGATAGTGTACAAGTGCCACGGCTTGCCCTTGGCTGCGAAAACACTTGGTGGTGTTTTACGGTTTGAAGGTAACGTCGTAGAATGGGAGAGAGTTCTAAGCAGCAGGATTTGGGATCTTCCAGCTGATAAGAGCAATCTACTTCCAGTTTTACGGGTAAGCTACTATTACCTTCCAGCTCACTTGAAACGATGTTTTGCGTATTGTTCGATATTTCCCAAAGGGCATGCGTTTGAGAAGGAAAAGGTAGTTCTTCTGTGGATGGCAGAAGGTTTCTTGCAGCAGACGAGAAGCAGTAAGAACCTAGAAGAGCTTGGGGATGAGTACTTTTCAGAACTAGAATCAAGGTCGCTTTTCCAAAAGACCAAGACGAGTTACATGATGCATGACTTTATCAATGAGCTTTCTCAATTTGCTTCAGGAGAGTTCAGCTCCAAGTTTGAAAACGGTTGGAAACTTCATGTTTCAGAAAAGACTAGGTATCTATCCTACCTACGAGATAATTATGGTGAACCTATGAGGTTTGAAGCTCTTCGTGAGGTCAAGTTTCTCAGAACTTTTCTACCACTCAGCCTCACAAATTCTTCGCGGTCATGCTGCTTAGATACAATGGTCAGCGAGAAGCTACTTCCAACGCTTACCCGCTTGCGTGTTTTGTCTTTGTCACATTACAAGATCTCAAGGCTGCCTCCAGACTTTTTCAGGAACTTGAGCCATGCCCGGTTCTTGGATCTCTCTCGCACTGAACTCGAGAAGCTTCCGAAGTCCCTTTGTTATATGTATAACCTCCAGACACTTCTTTTGGCCTACTGTTCCAGTCTGAAGGACCTACCTACAGACATCTGCAACCTCATCAATCTGCGGTATCTTGATCTGATTGGGACGAAGCTAAAACGAATGCCGAAAAGATTTGGTAGATTGAAGAGCCTCCAGACTCTAACAACTTTTTTCGTGAGTGCTAGTGATGGGGCAAGGATTTGTGAACTTGGAGAACTCGATGAACTCCATGGCAAACTCAGAATAGTCGAGCTACAGCGAGTTGTGGATGTTGCTGATGCTGCAGGAGCAAATTTAGACAGCAAGAAACATCTAAAAGAGATTGATTTTATCTGGAGAACTGGATCTAGTAGCTCAGAGAGCAATACAAATCCTCACCGGACGCAGAACGAAGCTGAAGTCTTTGAGAAGTTACGCCCACATCGTCGTATCGAGAAGCTCGCCATTGAGAGATACAACGGAAAAAAGTTTCCAGATTGGCTATGTGATTCCTCGTTCTCAAGAGTTGTGTGCATACGCCTCAGAGAATGTCGAAACCGTTCCTCGTTGCCATCTTTTGGTCAACTCCCAGGTCTCAAAGAGCTTTACATTTCAGGAATGGTCGGGCTCAGAAGCATAGGTTCCGAGTTCTACTTAAGTCCATCACTGCGCGATCGAGACCAACAGCCGTTTAAATCACTTGAAACGCTGCGGTTTGATAATCTGCCGGATTTGGAAGACTGGTCAGACATAAGGGTCACCAAAGGAGACTTATTCCCTTCTCTCAAGAAACTTTCCATACTGAGATGTCCGGAGCTAACCGGGAATCTACCGACTTTTCTTCCTTCTCTGATATCTCTTCATATCCATAAATGTGGGGTCTTAGATTTCCAGCCAGACCACAACGAGTACAGCTACAGGAATCTTCAAAGGCTAAGCATAAAAAGCAGCTGTGACTCTCTCGTTACATTTCCTTTAGGCCATTTCGCCAGCCTCCACGCGCTTGAGTTTGATAACTGCATATCTCTGCAGTCTTTGCAGCTCTCAAAGGAGCATTCGTATGGTCCGAACGCTCTAAGAAATCTGAGAATCAATGACTGTCAGAATCTGCAGCGTCTTCCAGAGCTGAACTTACAGGTCACGGTCTCGGTCACAAACTGCAGGAATCTCAGACAGCCGATGGAACCACAGCCTCAATATCATCAGTTTCATCTTCCAAGACTAAACGTTTCAGGCTCACAGAGGTCTCATGGTTCACACAGGTCATATGATTCACGTTCACCTTCAAGATATGATTAA
- the LOC106410593 gene encoding putative disease resistance protein At3g14460, with amino-acid sequence MAKFYSSNGANVMIERINNSQELVELCKGKSSGALLKRLKVALATVHPVIADADQKADHVREVKHWLIGLTDAFFQAEDVLDELLTEALRRRVVAEVGGFGGLFQNLMGGNEANKNKIERKMENVVRLLEHHVRHIEIIGLKEYSETREPQWRQASRSRPDDLPQGRVVGRAEDKVALLNLLLSDDETGIRRPALVSTVGMPGVGKTTLTQIVFKDDSVTNHFDVKMWVSVGLNFNVFTVTKAVLQEITSSAVNTEDLPSLQLQLKQELSGKRFLLVLDDIWSESSTEWESFKVAFTDVEEGSKIVITTRNDIVSTAAQADKVYRVKLMTNEECWELISRSAFGNISVGSINQELDGIGKRIAEQCKGLPLTARAIASHLRSKPNPDDWYDVSKNFSTYTNSILPVLKLSFDTLPPVLKRCFSLCSIFPKGYVFKREELVLLWMAIDLLYQPRSNKRLEEIGYDYIDDLVGRSFFLRLDITMKSFVMHDLMNDLAKATSGDFCFRREDDNIAEVPSKVRHFSFSRSQCDASMAFKSISGVEFLRTILPFNVPTGLESLQLTEKILNPLLQALSSLRILSLSHYQITRLPKSLKGLKQLRYLDLSSTKIKDLPEFVCTLCNLQTLLLSNCRYLTSLPTNIAELINLRLLDLVGTPLVEMPLGIRKLRSLQKLSNFVVGRLSGAGLHELKELSDLRGTLRISELQNVAFSSEAKDAGLKRKQLLDGLILRWTVKASSFAPGSLSTLSCDQKEVLKMLEPNQNLKTFCIESYQGSEFPKWLGDSSFNSIASVTLSSCNLCISLPPLGQLPSLKYLSIEKFNILLKVGQDFFGENTSTFVPFQSLQTLKFYAMPRWEEWTCPEREDGIFPCLQKLMIEKCPRLRKTFPEGLPPSTEVAISDCPLRAVGGGEGSSPGNTSITDPPPSPAENPPANPSSQSDIGTSSQSNNDTEVTSTSSMSSLPKNQEVEQYITQLEIPHQHNEEEPAVISARFSEFISTDPGSLSPYQSGSLFLPDLRGFGDPGSSSNQNQQQGKAVTPSGQSSDNGLTGPPQSNDDTDMEYLKVTDISHLLELPQNLQSLHIDTCDGLTSLPESLSESHPNLHELLLVACHSLESFPPTTLKTLYIRDCKKLNFQESLQPTRSYSQLEYLSIETSCSNNLITFPLSLFPKLKSLSITACESFRTFSIHAGLGDDRIALKSLEIRDCPNLTTFPHGGLPTPKLSSILLSNCENLRALPEKLFGLTSLQSLFVIKCPKLDSIPGGGFPSNLRTLCINLCPKLTPRIEWGLRDLENLRNLEIEGGNEDIESFPDEGLLPRGLFSLRISRFENLAALNRLGFRDTKGLETMEINGCDKLRILEEDLPPSLSCLRISSCSLLSEKLAEEGTECVFSIPHLEIDGEIFS; translated from the coding sequence ATGGCGAAGTTCTATTCCTCAAATGGCGCGAACGTGATGATTGAACGGATTAACAATTCTCAAGAATTGGTCGAATTATGCAAAGGAAAGTCCTCCGGTGCATTGCTGAAGAGATTGAAGGTCGCTTTGGCCACTGTCCACCCGGTGATTGCGGACGCTGATCAGAAAGCAGATCATGTCCGAGAAGTAAAACATTGGCTTATAGGACTCACAGATGCTTTCTTCCAGGCAGAGGATGTTCTTGATGAGTTACTAACAGAGGCTTTGAGAAGAAGAGTAGTAGCTGAAGTGGGAGGATTCGGGGGACTATTCCAGAATCTTATGGGTGGTAACGAAGCCAACAAGAATAAGATAGAACGAAAGATGGAAAACGTAGTAAGACTGCTGGAACATCATGTGAGACACATAGAAATTATTGGATTAAAAGAATATAGCGAGACTCGGGAACCACAGTGGAGGCAAGCGTCACGGTCCAGACCTGATGATCTTCCACAAGGCAGAGTGGTTGGGCGAGCAGAAGATAAAGTAGCATTACTCAACTTGCTGCTTTCTGATGATGAAACAGGCATTAGGAGACCAGCTCTGGTTTCCACTGTAGGTATGCCTGGGGTTGGAAAGACAACCTTGACGCAGATAGTTTTCAAGGACGACAGTGTGACCAACCACTTTGATGTTAAAATGTGGGTTTCTGTTGGGCTAAACTTTAATGTCTTCACGGTTACAAAAGCCGTTCTGCAGGAGATCACTTCAAGTGCAGTTAATACTGAGGATCTACCTTCACTTCAACTTCAGCTGAAGCAAGAACTATCAGGGAAGAGATTTTTACTCGTTCTGGATGATATTTGGTCTGAAAGTAGCACAGAGTGGGAAAGCTTCAAGGTCGCCTTTACTGATGTAGAGGAAGGAAGTAAGATTGTTATAACAACACGAAATGACATTGTCTCCACAGCCGCACAGGCTGACAAAGTCTACCGAGTGAAGCTGATGACCAATGAAGAATGCTGGGAGCTGATCTCTAGATCTGCTTTTGGAAATATCTCAGTCGGTTCTATCAACCAAGAACTTGACGGGATTGGCAAAAGGATTGCAGAACAATGTAAGGGCTTACCGTTAACTGCAAGAGCCATCGCATCTCATCTCCGGTCAAAGCCAAATCCTGACGACTGGTATGATGTATCAAAGAATTTCTCGACATACACTAACAGCATCCTTCCAGTTCTTAAACTGAGCTTTGACACTCTCCCTCCTGTACTCAAGCGATGTTTTTCACTCTGCTCGATATTCCCCAAGGGTTATGTGTTCAAAAGAGAGGAGTTGGTGCTTCTATGGATGGCAATAGACCTCTTATACCAGCCAAGGAGTAACaaaagattagaagagattgGTTACGATTACATTGATGATTTAGTTGGTCGATCTTTCTTCCTGAGGTTGGACATCACCATGAAAAGCTTCGTGATGCATGATCTCATGAATGATTTGGCTAAAGCTACTTCAGGAGATTTTTGCTTCAGACGGGAAGATGACAATATTGCGGAGGTGCCAAGCAAGGTTCGACATTTTTCCTTTTCCAGAAGCCAGTGTGATGCTTCCATGGCTTTCAAGTCCATCTCTGGAGTTGAGTTTCTTAGAACCATTCTTCCCTTCAATGTTCCAACCGGTCTTGAATCTCTCCAACTCACAgagaaaattttgaatccatTGCTTCAGGCATTGAGCAGCCTGAGAATTCTCAGCTTGTCTCATTATCAGATAACTCGCTTGCCTAAATCATTAAAGGGTTTGAAGCAGTTACGGTATCTAGATCTGTCAAGCACCAAAATAAAAGACCTCCCAGAGTTTGTGTGTACACTCTGTAATTTGCAGACACTGTTACTATCAAACTGCCGTTACCTGACTAGCCTGCCAACAAACATAGCCGAACTCATCAACTTGCGCCTCCTCGACCTTGTTGGCACTCCCTTGGTAGAGATGCCACTAGGAATAAGAAAGCTGAGAAGCTTGCAGAAGTTATCTAATTTTGTTGTAGGAAGGCTGAGCGGAGCCGGACTGCACGAGCTCAAAGAACTTTCTGATCTCCGGGGGACTCTTCGCATCTCTGAGCTGCAAAATGTGGCCTTCTCCTCAGAAGCAAAAGACGCTGGTTTGAAAAGGAAGCAATTGCTTGATGGGTTAATCCTGAGGTGGACTGTGAAAGCTTCTAGCTTCGCCCCTGGTAGTCTTAGTACATTGTCTTGTGACCAGAAAGAGGTCCTCAAGATGCTAGAACCtaaccaaaacttgaaaacgtTCTGCATTGAGTCTTATCAGGGTTCAGAATTTCCTAAATGGTTGGGTGATTCTTCATTCAATAGTATTGCATCTGTCACTCTCAGTAGCTGCAACCTCTGCATATCACTACCTCCACTTGGGCAACTGCCTTCACTCAAGTACCTCAGCATTGAGAAATTTAACATTCTGCTGAAGGTCGGTCAAGACTTCTTCGGTGAGAACACCTCTACCTTTGTACCGTTTCAGTCCTTGCAAACTCTGAAATTCTATGCCATGCCGAGATGGGAAGAATGGACTTGTCCAGAACGAGAAGATGGGATCTTTCCTTGTCTCCAGAAACTCATGATAGAAAAATGCCCCCGCTTAAGGAAAACGTTTCCAGAAGGACTCCCTCCTTCAACTGAAGTCGCCATCTCTGATTGCCCCCTAAGAGCAGTTGGTGGAGGAGAAGGTTCCTCCCCAGGGAATACGAGCATAACGGACCCACCACCTTCCCCTGCAGAGAATCCACCGGCGAATCCAAGTTCTCAATCAGATATAGGTACAAGTAGTCAGAGTAATAATGACACTGAAGTAACTTCAACATCAAGCATGTCTTCTTTGCCAAAGAACCAAGAGGTGGAGCAATATATAACTCAACTTGAAATCCCACATCAGCATAATGAAGAAGAACCTGCTGTGATATCGGCAAGGTTCTCAGAATTCATCTCCACTGATCCCGGCTCCCTAAGTCCATATCAGTCAGGATCATTATTTCTTCCAGATCTCAGAGGTTTTGGAGACCCTGGAAGTAGTAGCAACCAGAACCAGCAACAAGGGAAGGCGGTTACTCCAAGTGGACAGTCTAGTGACAACGGTCTAACCGGACCTCCGCAATCCAATGATGACACAGATATGGAATACTTAAAAGTCACAGATATCTCTCACCTCCTGGAGCTTCCCCAGAACCTGCAGTCCCTCCACATCGACACCTGCGACGGCCTAACTTCTTTACCAGAAAGCCTCTCCGAAAGCCACCCAAATCTCCACGAACTCCTCCTCGTCGCCTGTCACTCACTAGAATCCTTCCCTCCAACCACATTAAAAACACTCTACATAAGAGACTGCAAGAAACTCAACTTCCAAGAAAGCCTACAACCAACACGCAGCTACTCACAGCTAGAGTACCTCTCCATCGAAACCAGCTGCAGCAACAACCTCATCACCTTCCCTCTATCCCTCTTCCCAAAGCTCAAATCTCTTTCAATCACAGCCTGCGAAAGCTTCAGAACCTTCTCCATCCACGCCGGACTCGGAGACGACCGAATCGCACTCAAATCCCTAGAAATCAGAGATTGCCCAAACCTAACAACCTTCCCACACGGAGGCCTCCCGACGCCGAAGCTCTCTTCGATCCTCCTCTCAAACTGCGAGAACCTCCGAGCGTTACCGGAGAAGCTCTTCGGCCTCACGTCTCTCCAATCGCTCTTCGTAATCAAATGCCCAAAGCTCGATTCCATCCCCGGCGGAGGGTTCCCGAGCAATCTCCGAACGCTCTGCATCAACCTCTGCCCCAAGCTGACGCCGCGGATCGAATGGGGGTTGCGAGATCTGGAGAATCTTCGGAATCTCGAGATCGAAGGAGGTAACGAAGACATCGAATCGTTTCCTGACGAAGGATTGCTGCCGAGAGGGCTATTTTCTCTGAGGATAAGCCGATTCGAGAATCTCGCCGCGCTGAATCGGTTAGGGTTTCGAGATACGAAGGGCTTGGAGACGATGGAGATCAACGGCTGTGATAAGCTGAGGATATTGGAGGAGGATCTCCCTCCTTCCTTGTCGTGTTTGCGGATAAGCTCTTGTTCGTTGTTGAGTGAGAAACTTGCTGAGGAAGGAACAGAGTGCGTCTTTAGTATTCCGCATCTGGAAATAGACGGCGAGATCTTCTCTTga
- the LOC106410596 gene encoding polyadenylate-binding protein-interacting protein 9-like has translation MAAITENPTDVVVKDVHEICIKKDAEKIIDDKTEKSTGLEPETESELKPESELDMQKLVAMFKKLNPLAKEFFPSYYSPKKNGETTEGNQLLSVDDDLPTAKKQSGEEFDSDGKKDDNNRKKRNNYSQGRKRLTGRISKAQREDSIRRTVYVSDIDQSVTEEGLAALFSNCGQVVDCRICGDPHSVLRFAFVEFADDQGAHEALSLGGTMLGYYPVRVLPSKTAILPVNPTFLPRSEDEREMCSRTIYCTNIDKKVSQADMRNFFESACGEVTRLRLLGDQLHSTRIAFVEFALADSATRALNCSGMVVGSQPIRVSPSKTPVRPRITRPPSTS, from the exons ATGGCTGCCATCACTGAGAATCCCACTGATGTTGTTGTCAAAGATGTTCATGAGATATGTATCAAGAAAGATGCTGAAAAGATCATCGATGACAAAACTGAGAAGAGCACGGGCTTGGAACCCGAGACCGAGTCCGAGCTCAAACCTGAATCCGAGTTAGATATGCAAAAGCTGGTGGCTATGTTCAAGAAACTGAATCCTTTGGCTAAGGAGTTTTTTCCCTCTTACTACAGTCCCAAGAAGAATGGTGAAACTACAGAAGGTAATCAATTGCTGTCCGTTGATGACGATTTACCAACGGCTAAGAAGCAATCTGGTGAAGAATTTGATTCTGATGGAAAGAAGGATGACAATAACCGGAAG AAAAGAAACAATTATAGCCAAGGGAGGAAGAGGTTGACTGGAAGAATTTCAAAAGCTCAGAGAGAGGATAGTATTAGAAGAACAGTGTATGTTTCTGACATTGACCAGAGT GTGACTGAGGAGGGTCTTGCTGCTTTGTTTAGTAACTGTGGACAA GTTGTTGACTGTCGAATTTGTGGGGATCCACATTCAGTTCTTCGATTTGCGTTTGTTGAGTTTGCTGATGACC AGGGCGCACATGAAGCTTTAAGCCTGGGTGGAACGATGCTCGGGTACTACCCTGTGAGGGTCTTACCCTCAAAAACTGCTATTCTTCCAGTGAATCCCACATTTCTTCCTAGG TCTGAAGATGAAAGGGAGATGTGTTCAAGGACAATTTATTGCACAAACATTGACAAAAAG GTTTCTCAAGCTGACATGAGAAACTTCTTTGAGTCAGCATGTGGTGAG GTAACTCGTCTAAGGCTTCTTGGGGATCAACTGCATTCAACTCGCATtgcttttgttgagtttgctctG GCGGATAGTGCAACTAGGGCGCTCAATTGCAGCGGGATGGTTGTTGGATCCCAACCCATAAG GGTAAGTCCATCAAAGACACCAGTAAGGCCACGAATCACTCGACCACCATCCACAAGTTAG